From the genome of Gemmatimonadota bacterium, one region includes:
- a CDS encoding mandelate racemase — IASGGIDSRPAQYLLGRNPLDREIIWHDLKRSRRGQDGTPPGAVDIALWDFAGKLYDAPIYELLGGGWRKKLPAYASTYHGDENGGLTTPDDFAQFALRCKEQYGYPAFKIHGWINGPIDREVAAVLAIREAVGDDMDLLLDPAGCFPTFEDVLKVGRACDEARYMWYEDPFRGGGFSRFAHAKLRELINTPMLMGEHVRGLEAKADTITAGATDFVRANAQTDGGITGVMKIAAMAEAHGLDVELHGGNLAHRHIMATLRNANYYELGLVHPLVPDTKPAVYPERRWLDELDSVDENGCVEVPEGPGLGVEFDRDWIENHKTGEMVYE, encoded by the coding sequence GCATTGCGTCCGGTGGCATCGATTCCCGCCCGGCGCAGTACTTGCTCGGCCGCAATCCGCTGGACCGCGAGATCATCTGGCACGACCTCAAACGCTCGCGTCGCGGGCAGGACGGCACGCCTCCGGGCGCAGTAGATATCGCGCTGTGGGATTTCGCTGGCAAACTCTACGACGCGCCGATCTACGAACTTTTGGGCGGGGGGTGGCGCAAGAAGCTGCCAGCCTACGCTTCGACCTACCACGGCGACGAAAACGGCGGTTTGACGACGCCGGACGACTTCGCGCAATTCGCGCTGCGCTGCAAGGAGCAATACGGCTATCCGGCCTTTAAGATCCACGGTTGGATCAACGGGCCGATCGACCGCGAGGTAGCGGCGGTATTAGCCATCCGCGAAGCGGTGGGCGACGATATGGACCTGTTGCTCGATCCGGCCGGGTGTTTTCCCACATTCGAGGACGTGCTCAAGGTGGGCCGCGCCTGCGATGAGGCGCGCTATATGTGGTATGAAGACCCGTTCAGGGGCGGCGGCTTTTCGCGCTTTGCCCACGCCAAGTTGCGCGAGCTGATCAATACGCCGATGCTGATGGGCGAACACGTGCGCGGACTTGAAGCCAAAGCCGATACGATTACTGCCGGCGCCACCGACTTCGTACGCGCCAACGCCCAGACCGACGGCGGCATCACCGGGGTAATGAAGATCGCTGCTATGGCCGAGGCACACGGGCTGGACGTGGAGTTGCACGGCGGCAATCTGGCGCACCGGCATATCATGGCGACCCTGCGCAACGCCAATTACTACGAACTGGGCCTGGTGCATCCCCTGGTGCCCGATACCAAGCCGGCGGTCTATCCAGAAAGACGCTGGCTCGACGAGTTGGATTCGGTTGACGAGAACGGCTGCGTCGAAGTGCCGGAGGGGCCAGGGCTGGGAGTGGAGTTCGACCGGGACTGGATCGAGAACCACAAGACCGGGGAGATGGTCTATGAGTAG